The Polycladomyces zharkentensis DNA segment GCATTGATTCACCGGTTGAACCGCAAGCTGGCCCCGCCGCTTCCCCTGGATTGTTTCACGGCAGAGGTGTTGTCGCGGTTATTGGCGAACCGTCGCGGGGAGGGGGCGTCCGATGAACCCGTTCGGTAAGCCGATTATCGGGCAGTACATTCCGGGAGAATCTCCGGTTCACCGGATGGACCCCAGGGCCAAGCTGGTGTTTGTATTCGTTTATCTCACCGCGGTTTTCTGGGTGCGTGTTCCGGCAGCTTACTTGCTGTTTATCCTCGTCAACCTCATCGGCGTATCGTTGTCGGGTGTGTCCTGGCGGCTGCTCTTGCGCGGGATGAAGCCGATTTTGTGGCTGATTGCCGTTACGGCGCTGTTGCACGTTTTCCTGACCAAAGGCGGGGATCTGTGGTGGCAATGGGGACCGATCAGCATCCATGAACAAGGCGTCAAACAGGCGGTTTGGATGTCTGTGCGGTTCCTGCTGCTGATCACGATGGCCACGTTGCTCACGTTGACCACGACGCCCGTGGATTTGACCGAAGGGATGGAGCGGCTGATGAAACCGCTCAAACGGATCGGCGTACCCGTCCATGAACTGGCACTGATGATGTCGATCGCGCTCCGGTTCATCCCGACATTGTGGGAAGAGGCGGAGAAAATCATGCGGGCACAGATGGCCCGCGGTGCCGATTTTGAATCGGGCGGGATGCTGGGACGTGCCAAAAGTTTCATCCCTGTCCTGATTCCCCTCTTTGTCTCCGCGCTCAAGCGGGCGGAAGATCTGGCGATGGCGATGGAAGCGCGGGCATACCGGGGAGGGGAGGGACGCACTCGGTTGCGGGAATTGCGATTTTCGCGGCTGGACTGGGCATTGTGGGCGGTGATGGGCGGACTGATCATCGGCGTATGGGTGTTGGGACGTGTCGGATGAAACCGCAAGGGAGCAACGCTTTCCCGGTGTGAAAATCCAATACCCGGAAAGCACAGGAATGGAATCGCGGGTCATTTCCCTGTGAGCGAAGCGTACTTGCCGCATCCTGCGCCCCGAACCGGCGCGTCATGATCTGCTTCCGCAACGGGTACAGGTGAAGCAACCGGAAAACCATCTGGGGCCATCATGGATCAGACACAATCGAGAGTCCGGCTGAAAGGGGTGTGAACGTGCGCAAGATCAAATTGACGGTCGCTTACGACGGCACCGATTTTCACGGGTTCCAGCGCCAGCCTGGTAAGCGGACGGTGCAGGGCACTTTGGAAGATGCCATCTCGCGTTTGAACGGTACCGAAACCCGTGTGACGGGGGCGGGGCGCACCGACGCCGGCGTTCATGCGTGGGGACAGGTGTGTCACTTTGAAACGGAAAATCCCATGCCCGTCGAACGATGGGTCACCGTGCTCAACCAGTCGCTTCCCAGGGATTTGGCCATCCGTTTGGCCGAGGAGGTGGCACCGACCTTCCATGCGCGCAAAGACGCCTGCTGGAAAACCTATCGGTACGTCATCGACCGTTCCCCGGTACCGGACATATTCACGCGCCGGTATGCCACCCATCTTCCCGTATCATTGGATGTACGGCGGATGCGGTTCGCCGCCGACCAATTGGTGGGAACGCACGACTTCACCTCGTTTTCTTCTGCCAAATCGCCAGTGGAAGATCGGGTTCGTACCATTTACCGTTGCGAGATTCACGAACAAGGCGACAAACTGCTGATCGAGGTGACCGGAAACGGGTTTTTGTACAACATGGTCCGAATCATCGCCGGGACACTGGTGGAAGTGGGGATGGGCAAACGAACCCCGGAATCGATTTCCCGTGCCTTGGCCGTCAAGGATCGTTCCGCTGCGGGCAAAACCATGCCGCCGGAAGGGTTGACGATGGTCGAGGTGGGCTATGAACCGTGGGAGGGAGTCGAATAGGGTGTGTCTGATGAAACCGTAATGGGGCAATGTTTTCCCGGACGGGCGATCGAACAAGCCCGACCGAGCGAAAAACCGGGAAGCG contains these protein-coding regions:
- a CDS encoding energy-coupling factor transporter transmembrane component T family protein, translated to MNPFGKPIIGQYIPGESPVHRMDPRAKLVFVFVYLTAVFWVRVPAAYLLFILVNLIGVSLSGVSWRLLLRGMKPILWLIAVTALLHVFLTKGGDLWWQWGPISIHEQGVKQAVWMSVRFLLLITMATLLTLTTTPVDLTEGMERLMKPLKRIGVPVHELALMMSIALRFIPTLWEEAEKIMRAQMARGADFESGGMLGRAKSFIPVLIPLFVSALKRAEDLAMAMEARAYRGGEGRTRLRELRFSRLDWALWAVMGGLIIGVWVLGRVG
- the truA gene encoding tRNA pseudouridine(38-40) synthase TruA, with product MRKIKLTVAYDGTDFHGFQRQPGKRTVQGTLEDAISRLNGTETRVTGAGRTDAGVHAWGQVCHFETENPMPVERWVTVLNQSLPRDLAIRLAEEVAPTFHARKDACWKTYRYVIDRSPVPDIFTRRYATHLPVSLDVRRMRFAADQLVGTHDFTSFSSAKSPVEDRVRTIYRCEIHEQGDKLLIEVTGNGFLYNMVRIIAGTLVEVGMGKRTPESISRALAVKDRSAAGKTMPPEGLTMVEVGYEPWEGVE